Within Conexibacter woesei DSM 14684, the genomic segment GCCGGGCTGTGGAACGAGGTCAAGGACAACCTCGACCATCCGGCGCTGCGGCTGTCCGGCGGTCAGCAGCAGCGGCTCTGCATCGCGCGGGCGCTCGCCGCGCAGCCCGAGGTGCTGCTGATGGACGAGCCGTGCTCGGCACTGGACCCGCTCTCGACGACGATCATCGAGGAGCTGATCCTCGAGCTGCGCGAGCAGATCGCGGTCGTGATCGTCACGCACAACCTCCAGCAGGCGCAGCGCGTCGCCGACCGCGTCGCGTTCATGTACCTCGGCGAGCTGGTCGAGTACGGCAGCGGCGAGCAGGTCTTCAACGCGCCGCGCGCGCAGCGCACGCGCGACTACGTCGGCGGGGCGTTCGGGTGAGATTCCGCATGTCCGCCGTGCTCGCCTCCGCCGCAGTGCTCGCCGTCAGCGGCGCCGGCTGCGAGACCACGCGCGAGCAGGCAGCGAAGTTCGGCAGAGGCGGCAACGCCGCGTTCAGGGTCGAGGGGCTCGAGGTGCGCAGAGCCAACCGCGACGTGCGCGTCGTCGAGAGCAGCGTGATCAGCGACGTCAACGGGACCGCGGTCGTGGCGGTGCTGCGGAACGCCGGCAGAGCGGCGCTCGCCGACGTGCCGCTGGCGATGGTGGTGAAGGGCGCCGGCGGCAGAGCGCTGGCGAGAAACGACGAGCCGGGCCTCGAGCGCGGGCTCACGCACGCCCCGCTGCTGCCGGTCGGCAGAGACGTGCCGTGGGTCCACGACCAGGTGATCGTCGCCGGCGGCAGAGCGACCGCGGCCGAGGTCACGCCCGGTGCCGGCAGACCGGCGCCCGGCGACGCCGGCGCGAACGAGATCGCGATCTCGGCGGCGAGACTGGAGGGCGACCCGGCGAGCGGCATCACCGCGATCGCGAACGCGGTCAACAGATCCGGCGTCGCGCAGAGAGACCTGCTGATCGTCTGCGTCGCGCGCAGAGGCGGGCGCGTCGTCGCCGCCGGCCGCGCGATCGTGCCGTCGATCAGAGCCGGCGGCAGAGCCGAGTTCCAGGTCTTCTTCATCGGCGACCCGACCGGCGCCGAGCTGACGTTCGACGCCCAGCCCACGACCTTCGATTGATCGAGATGAGCCAGAACACCACCTGCCGCACGTGCGGCGCGTCGCTCGCGCCGGACCAGCGCTACTGCCTCGCGTGCGGCGAGCGGGTCGCCGCGCCGCGACTCGACTTCGCCGCCGAGCTGGACGCGCCGCCGGCCGCTTCCGCGCCGTCGCCGGGCGCTTCGCCGGGCGCTTCGCCGACCGCCGCCCCGGCTGCCAGCGGGGGCGCTCCTCCGCCGTCGCGGCTCGACCGTGTGGGCGGGCCGATGGGCGCGGCCGCGGTCGTGCTGGTCGCGCTCGGCGTCGGCTTCCTGATCGGCCAGGGCGGCAACGAGCCGCCGACGGTCACCCAGCCGGCGCCGGTCGTGAACTTCCAGGGCGGCACGGGCGGCGGGACCGGCGCGCCGGTCGACGGCGCGACGACGGACGAGGGCGCGACGGACGCGACGGGCGGCGACGCCGGCTCCGGCGGCAGGGCGAGAACGGCCGGCGGCAGAAGAGCCGCCGCGGAGGACGCGAGAAGAGTGCTGGACAGCCTCAGAGACATCCCCAAGTCGGATGGCGGCGAGGACACCGGCGGCGACATCAACAGACTGAGAGCGCTGCCCGACGAGACGGCGACGCCGGGAGCGCCGCCGCCGAGAGACGACAGAGAGGCCGGCGGCGGCACGGAGGCGTTCGAGATCGGATGAGCCAGCTCGACTCCATCCGCCACCGCCTGAGCCCGAAGCGGCTGATCGCCGGCGACCCGCCCCCGCCCCCGCCGAGCCCGTTGCCGCCCGGGGGCGGCCAGGCGGTCGACGCGAACGACCTCGCCGAGCGCCGCGACGCGCTCGCGCGCGAGCTGGCCGAACGGCAATGGGACCTCGGCGGCCTCGCCTACGAGATGGCGATCCGCGACCACTTCCGCCTCGACGTCCTCATGCGCCAAGCCGGCAGACTCCAAGAGATCGACGCACGCCTCGGCGAAGTCGAGCACCTCCTCCGCCTCGACACGACCGGCGCCGCCGGCGCCTGCCCACAGTGCGGCACCCTCTACGCGCGCGGCGCGGTGTTCTGCTCGCAGTGCGCGTTCCAGCTCGTCGGCGTCCAGGCGCCCAGCGACGGCGGGGCAGCCGCGTGACGCCCCGGCCGGCGTGCACGTCGTGCGGTGCCCAGCTCGCGGCCGACCAGCGCTGGTGCGTCACCTGCGGCGCCCGCCGGCCCGGCCCGCGGACGGACGCGGCGACGCTGCTGTTCGGCGCCCCCGCTCCGAACAGGTGCGATCTCGGGTCGCAGGACGACCCGAGATCGCACCTGTTCGGGCTCGACACCGGCCGTCGGCGCCGGGCGGCGCTGCCCGTCGCGCTCGCCGCGCTGGTCGGGCTCGCGGTCGTCACGAGCACGAGCGTGCCCGCGTCGCTGGCGGGCGTCGGCCAGCCGCGCTTCACCGTCGTGCTGCCGCCGGCCGCACCGGCGCAGGTCGCGCAGGCGGACACGCCGGCCGACGACCCGGCCCCGCTCGACGACAGCGGTGACGACGAGCTGCCGCTCGACGAGCCCGCGCCGGTCGCCGAGGAGCCGGCGCCGGTCGCGGACGAGCCGGCCGCCGAGAAGCCCGCCGCCGAGCCGCCCGCCGAGGACCCCGCACCCGAGGAGCCGCCGGCCGGCGAGGAGCCGGAGCCGTCGCCGATCCAGCACGTCTTCCTCGTCGTGCTCGGCTCGACCGACGTCGCCACCCTCGCGCAGGACCGCGAGGCAGCGCCCTACCTCGCGGGCACGCTGACCCCGAGCGGCACGCTGCTGACCGACTACCGCGCGGTCGCCCGCGGCGGCCTCGCGAATGCGATCGCGCTCGTCAGCGGCCAGGGCCCGACCGCGCAGACGCTCGCCGACTGCACCGCCCACGGCGACGTCAGACCCGCCGACCCGCTCGCCGACGGCCAGACCGGCGGCGACGGCTGCGTCTACGGCTACGAGACCGGCACGATCGGCGACCAGCTGCGCGGCCTGGAGAAGACCTGGCGCGCCTACGTCGAGCCGCCCGCGGCTGCTACGCCGCCAGCCGCCACGCCGCCGCCCGCCGCCACCACGTCCCCCGCCCCGGCGCCGGCGGCCGCGACCTCGTCCACCGCGCCGCCGCCCGCCGCCACCACCTCCGCTCCACCGACGAGCACGACGACGCCGGCGCCCGCCCCCGCCCCGCCCCAGCCGCTCGGCACCGCACTCGCGTGCGACCCGGCTGCGACGGACGCCACGCGGCGCGATCCGTTCCTGTGGTTCCGCGGGATCGCCGAGGCCGACGACTGCGACGAGCGCAACGTGCCGCTCGACCGGCTCGCCAGAGACCTGAAGGACGCCGAGACGACGCCCGCGCTCTCCTACCTCGCGAGCGACGCGCAGACCGGCTCGGCGGAAGCGGACGCGTTCCTCGAACGCGTCGTGCCGCAGATCCTCAACTCGCCCGCGTACTCGGCCGGCGGGCTGGTCGTGATCACGAGCGCGCAGGCGCCCCAGCCGGCGCAGACGGCGGCGAAGCCGTGCTGCGGGCCGGCGGCCTACCCGAACGCCGGCGACGCCGCGCAGGCCGGCGCGAGCGAGCGGGTCGGCGCGCTGCTGGTCTCGCCGTTCACGCCTGCCGGCAGAGTCGACAGAACGCCGGCGAACCACTTCTCGCTGCTGCGCACGCTGTCGGAGATCTACGGCGTCGACCCGCTCGGCTACGCCGCGACCGACGCCGTCAGACCGCTGCCCGACCGCCTCTTCGCCGCCCAGCCGTAGCGCGCGGCGGCGCGCCGCGGCGCCGAGCTTCGCGTGTGGCCGGCGCCCCATCGGGTAGACGAAAACCGTCGGCAACGCCAGGAGGTGGCGGCAGATGAGCGGCATCCCGACCAACGGTGCAGGGCGCCACGACGGGCAGCAGCAGGAGGAGCTCGCGCAGCTGCCGATGGCGCAGCTGCTGCGGCGCCTGTCGGACCAGACCTCGCTGCTCGTGCGCGAGGAGGTCGCGCTCGCGAAGGCGGAGCTGGCCGAGAAGGGCAAGCGCGCCAGCCGCGGCGCCGGCATGTTCGGCGGTGCCGGCGTCTTCGCGCTCTACGGCGTCGGCGCGCTGACTGCCGCCGCGATCCTCGCGCTGAGCCTCGCCGTCGCCTCGTGGCTGGCGGCGCTGATCGTCGGGGTCCTCTTCCTCGCGATCGCCGGCGTCGCCGCGATCGCGGGCAAGAAGCAGGTGCAGCAGGCGACGCCGCCGATGCCCGAGCAGACCGTCGAGACCGTGAAGGAGGACGTCCAATGGGCGAAGACGCGCGCACGAACGGCACGCCAGCACTGACGATCGCCGTGGGCGATCCGGAGCGGATCCGGCAGCAGATCGAGACGACGCGCGCGGAGCTGGGCGACACCGTCGCCGCGCTTGCGGTCAAGGCCGACGTCCGGCAGCACGCGCACGACCGCGTCGAGGCGATCAAGCAGAAGGCGCTCGCCAAGCGCGACGCCCTGCGCGGCCGCGCGCAGGAGGCGAACCCCGGCGCGACCGAGACCGTGACGCACGCGTCGCACGCCGCCGCCGAGCGCGCGAGAGCCCATCCGCTGCCGCTGATCGCCGGCGCCGCGGTCGCCGCCGGCTTCCTGCTCGGTCGGCTGACGAAGCGCTGAGAAGCGCGGACTCGATGGCACGCACCGGACGGCGCAGCGGCGGCCTGATCGGGCGCTTGCGCGGCGACCCGCCGCGCGGCGAGCGCACCGCGCCGCCGCCCGCGGCGGAGCCCGCACCCGAGCCGCCGCCCGAGGGCCCGGCGCCCGCGCCGGCCGCGCCCACACCCGCGCCCGAGCGCGCCGCTGCCGAGCCGCCCGAGGGACCGACCGACATCGAGCCGCGCGGCTGGCTGGCGACGCTGAAGCGCGCCGCCAAGGGCTTCAGAGAGGACGGTCTGCAGGACTGGGCCGCCGCGCTGACGTACTACAGCGTCCTGTCGCTGTTCCCGCTGCTGATCGTCTTCGTCGCGCTGATCGGCGTCTTCGGCGAGTACCCCCGCACCGTCAACTCGATGCTCGACATCGTGCGGCAGATCGCCCCCGGCTCGACCGCCGACACGCTCGAGTCCTCGCTCAGCGGCGTTGTCAGAAACAAGGGCGGCGCGGGCGCGCTGCTCGGCATAGGCCTGCTGACGGCACTGTGGTCGGCATCGGGCTACATCGGCGCGTTCATGCGCGCCGCGAACGCCGTCTACGACGTCGAGGAGGGGCGCCCGTTCTGGAAGCTGCGCCCGCTCCAGCTCGCGGTCACGGCCGTGATGGTCGTGCTGATAGCGCTCCTCGCGATCGGCTTCGTGCTGAGCGGGTCGGTCGCCAAGTCGCTCGGCGACACGATCGGCCTCGGCGACAGCGCGGTGACCGTCTGGAACATCGCGAAGTGGCCGGTGATGCTGCTGATCGCGGTGGTGATGATCGCGCTGCTGACGTACGTCGGGCCGAACGTCAAGCACCCGCGCTTCCGCTGGATCACGCCGGGCGCCGCCGTCGGCATCGGGATCCTGATCCTCGCGTCACTCGGCTTCGCGTTCTACGCCGCCAACCTCGGCTCCTACAACGCGACCTACGGTGCCCTGGGCGGCGTGATCGTCTTCCTCATCTGGCTGTGGATCGCCAACCTCGCGCTGCTGTTCGGCGTCGAGCTGGACGTCGAGCTGGAACGGCAGCGCGAGCTGGAGTCCGGCCAGCCGGAGGCGGCGCGCGAACTGCAGCTCGAACCGCGCGACGCGCCGGAACAGTAGGGAATTGGGAGCCCCTGCGATACCCTCAAGCTTCTACGCACGCTTGGCCGCCTCGACCTTCCGCGCGACTTCCACAGAGGAACGGAGGTGGATCGTGCCCCGCAGGTCCGATCTGATCCGGCGCATCGTCGACGTCGGCCGCACGCGGGCGCGTGGCGAGACGAGCGACGTGCAGTCGAGAGACCGCACCGACGCCGCGTCGCTGGTCAAGCGCATCGATCACCTGGAAGCGGTCGTCGAAGGTCTGCAGGACGCGGTCTACCGCCAGACCAAGCGCCACGACGAACGCCTCGCCGAGCTGCTCGACGCCAGCAAGCGGAGCGTCGCATGAGCGCGCCCGGCTCCTCGCAGGACGTCGTCGCCTTCTTCGTCCCGCAGCTCGTCGACGGGCAGCCCGACGACGAGACGGCTTACGCGGCGATCTGCGCTCGCGCCCACGCCGACACCGGCCACGTGCCGCAGGCGTCGCGGATCTTCCGGCTCTGGTCGCGCCGCGGCGGGACCGACTGCATCACCGAGGTCGGGCGCCCCGACCCCGTGCACGGCGAGGTCGTGCTGGCGATCCTCGACCTCGGCCGCGGACTGCCGTACGTGATCCACTGCGGGCGCCCGGGCCGCGAGGAGGACGCGATCCGCGAGCACGTCGGCCGGCACGTCTACGCCGTGACGGAGTTCGTCGCCTGAGCCGGGTCGCGCGCTCGTCGTACTCTTCTCCGCGCGCATGGATCCGCTCTTCGCCGGCCTCTACTTCGACTTCGACGTCTCACCCGACTCGCCGCGCGGGCCGGCGCTGCTCGTGCTCGTCTCGTTCCTGCTGTCGTTCGGCTTCATCCGCACGAGCGCACGACTGTCGCGCAGCGCGCGCGTGACGTGGTGGCCGGGCAGCGTCAGAACGGGCAGCGGCGTGCACATCCACCACCTCGTGTGGGGGATCTCGCTGCTGCTGCTGTCCGGCTTCGTCGGCTACGCGACGGAGTTCAGAGCGCCGTGGATGCACATCACCGCGGTCACGTTCGGGATCGGGGCGGGCCTCACGCTCGACGAGTTCGCGCTGTGGCTCCACCTCGAGGACGTCTACTGGGCGAGGGAGGGCCGCACGTCGCTCGACGCGGTCGTGCTGGCGACCGTCTTCGCGACGATCGTGGCGATGGGGATCAGGCCGGTCGGCCTCGGCGACGCCGAGTCGGTGCTGGCGACGACCGGCGCGGTGCTCGTGCTCGTGCTGCTGTCCGGCATCACGTTCATGAAGGGCCGCTTCATCCTCGGGATCGTCGCGCTGCACGTCCCGTTCATCGGCATCTACACGGCGGTGCGACTGGCGACCCCGGACTCGCCGTGGGCGCGCTGGCGCTACCGCGGCGAGAAGCTCGCGCGCTCGCGCAAGCGCTTCTCGCCCGACCGTCCGTTCGCGCAGCGGCGTGACCGGCTGCTGGACCTGATCGGCGGAGCGCCGACGAGGGAGTGAGCGGGCACGCCGCGGCGCGCGGCTCCTGCGCGCGCCTCAACGCGGAGGGCGCGGAGCGCGCGGCGGCGCGGGCGGGCGCGGCGTCGAGATCCAGCGCTGCGCGATCCGCTTCGCCTCCTCCTTGATGCGGTCGCCGAGCCGCGGCTCGGCGCGCACCTCGACGGAGCCGAGCGCGCCGGCCAGCACGACGTGCACGATCGGCGCGCCGGGCGGCGGCGCCTCGCCGCCGAGGTGCAGCTCGCACGAGCCGAGCACGTTGCCGCCGCTGACGCGCACGTCGGTCCCCGGCGGGACCAGCAGCTCGGCCGAGCCGAGCACGGCCTTCAGCTCGATCTCGACCTCGGGGCCGGGCATGATCGCCTGCCGCAGGTCGAGCTGGACGGAGCCGAGCGTCGCGACGTAGCGGCTGCGGTGCGGGAGCCGCCAGCGTCCGCGGCGGTCGAGGCTGGAGAGCGTCGCGCGGTGGCGCTCGACCCGCTCGCCGAGCGCGCCGCCGACCCCGCCGACCCCGGTCGGCGTCACCGGCAGCGCACCGCCGGGCAGCAGATCCGCGGTGATCGCCGTCAGCTCGTCGTAGGTCCGCGCGTCCTGCGCCAGCTCGGCGCGGTCGGCCAGCTCCTCGACCGTCAGGCGCCCGTCGACCGATGCCTGACGCAGCAGCCCGATGACGTGCTCACGGTCGGCGTCGCTGGCACGGAGAGGCGGCTGATCCACGTCACCGAGCGTACCGTGCGCCCCTCGCGTGCGAAAAGTCACAGCGCGCGCCAGACACATAACGCCGGCTTGTGGATGATCGACGGGTCGGGTTGAACCTCCTCTCCTGACCGCCGGTACGGGACCGAACGGCGGTCCCATGACAAGAGAGGAGGTGGGATGGAAGCAGTTGCTTTGATCCTGGCGCTCGCGCTCCTGCACGCCATCCTGGTCATCGACCGGATGAGCGGCAGGTAGCGCGAACGACCAACACGACACCGCCCCGGATCGGAGTCGGTCCCGAGCCGGTCCGGGGCAACCACACGGGAGCGGGTTCATCTCAAGCGAGCCCGCTCCTCCGAGCATCGCCGCGAGTGAGATTAGCTCGCCCTCCCGCGTCCCTCAACCGCATGGATGCGGGATCTCCTCACGCCCCGACCGCGACCTCCTGCGGCAGCTCGTCGCGGCTGATTCTCGGCACCGCGATCAGCGCGATCACGACGCCGATCAGGGCGAAGCCGGCGCCGACGGCGAAGGCGAGCTGGAAGCCCTCTGTCATCGCCTTCGGCACCGCCGACGGGTCGGGCGGGCCGTCGCCGAGCACGTGGCTTATGCGCGAGTTGGCGATCGAGGAGAGGATCGCCAGCCCGAGCGCGCCGCCGACCTGCTGCGCGGTGTTGATCAGGCCCGACGCGAGTCCGGCCTCGTTGTGCGTCACGCCCGCGACCGCGGTGATCGTCAGCGGAACGAACGAGAAGCCGAGACCGGCCGCGACGACGATCGACGGGACGAGCACGTCGCCGAGGAACGAGCCGTCCGGCGAGATCTGCGTGAACAGCAACAGCCCGATCGCGGTCAGCACGAGTCCGAGCACGAGGATCGGCTTCGGTCCGACTCTCGTCACCAGCTGGGACGCCATGCCCGCCGAGACGATGATCGTGAACGCCAGCGGGAGGTACGCGAGCCCGGCGTCGAGCGCCGAGAAGCCGAGCACCTGCTGGAGGTAGAGCGAGATGAAGAAGAACATCGAGAACAGCGACGCGCCGACGAGCAGCGCGACCGAGTCGGCCGACGCGACGTTGCGGTTGCGGAAGATCCCGAGCGGCATCACGGGGTGCTTGACGAGCTTCCCCTCGACCCACAGGAACCCGAGCAGCAGCACGATCGAGAGCGCGATCAGGCCGATCGTCTGGGTCGAGCCCCAGCCGGCGCTCTCGGCGTCGACGAGCGCGTAGACGAGCACGACGAGGCCTGCCGTCACGAGCGTCGCGCCCGCTATGTCCATGCTCGTCTTCTCGTGGCCGTGGCTCTCGCGCACGAAGCGCGGGGCGATGACGGCTGCGGCGACGCCGATCGGGACGTTGACGAACAGCACCCACTCCCAGCCGGCCCACTCGGTCAGCATGCCGCCGAGCAGCACGCCGACCGCGCCGCCGGCGCCGGCGAGCGCGCCCCAGATGCCGAGCGCCTTGTTGCGCTCTGCACCCTCGGTGAACGTCGTCGTCACGATCGACAGCGCGGCTGGCGCGACGATCGCGGCGCCGAGGCCCTGCACGCCGCGCGCGAGGATCAGCCATTCGGACGTCGTCGCGAAGCCGCCGACGAGCGAGGCGACGGAGAAGAGGCCGAGGCCGATGATGAAGACGCGGCGGCGGCCGAACAGGTCGGCGGCTCGACCGCCGAGCAGGAGGAAGCCGCCGAACGCGAGCGTGTACGCGTTGACGACCCATTGCAGGCTCTCGTCCGTGAAGTCGAGGTCTCTCTGGATCGAGGGCAGTGCGACGTTCACGATCGACGCGTCGAGCACGACCATGAACTGTGCGACGGCCAGCACCACGAGCGCCTTCCAGCGAAGCGGGTCCGGGCCTGTCGGCGAGGCGGAAGTCGACATCAGTGCAACGTCCTTCTCCAAGGGGATATGATTCTCTTCTGGAACCGGAACTCCGGTTCCGGATCAGAACGATACGGAGGCCTGGTTCCGCTTGTCAACCCCCCAGTCAGCACCCGGCCCGCAGCCCGACGCGAAGCCGCTTCGCGCCGATGCGGCGCGCAACCGGCTGAAGGTGCTCGACGCCGCCCGCGCGGCGTTCTCCGAGCATGGGCCGAACGCGCAGATGGACGACATCGCCCGCCGCGCGGGGGTCGGCGTGGGGACCGTCTACCGCCACTTCCCGACCAAGCAGGCGCTCGCGCAGGCGATGATGGAGCAGCGCGTCGAGCGGATCGTCACGTTCATCCAGACCGAGATGCTGCCCGACCCCGATCCCTGGCGCGCGCTCGCGCGCTCGCTCGAGTTCTGCGGCACGATGCAGGAGCAGGACCGCGGCTACGCGGAGGCTGTCGCCTCGGTCGCCGGCGGCACCTCGGTCGGCGGCGGCATGAAGGAGGCCGGTCCCGCGCTGATCGAGCAGATGTTCGCGCTGACGGCGGTCTTCATCGAGAGAGCCCACGCCAAGGGCGTCGTGCGCGCCGACCTGACCGCGGCCGACATGTCGCCGATCTACGCCGGCCTCTCCGCCGTCGTCCTCGCCGGCATCCCCGACTGGCGGCGCTACGTCGAGATACTGCTCGACGGCCTGCGCCCGCAGCCGGACCGCTAGTCAGTCGGCGCGCCCGGCCCTTCGCGCAGCGCGTCGAGCAGCGGCTCCAGCTGGCGCAGCAGCTCCTCACGCGAGGCGCCGGCGAGTGCGCTGAGCGTGCCGTTGGAGCGCGCCACCGAGACGCCGACGAGCAGCGCCAGCAGCAGCTCGGCGCGCAGCTCGGCGTCGGGCTCCGCGCCGATCGCCTCGCACGCGGGGTCGAGGATGCCGGGCCGCACGATCCGCCGCAGCTGCGCACGACGCTCGCCCTCGGCCGCAGCGGGGTCGGCGAGCGCCCGCCGCACCGGCGAGCTGTCCTCCCCCGGCCGGTCCCAACGCGTGATCAGCCGCTCGGCGATCGCGGACAGGTCGGCGACGTGCGGCTGGAGCCGCGCGATCCGCTCCTCGTCAGCGAGGACGGCGAGGTAGAGCGCCTCCTTGCCGCCGAAGTAGCGGGCGATCAGGGCAGGGTCGACGCCGGCCCGCTCGCCGATCTCGCGGATCGTCGCGCGCTCGTAGCCGCGCTCGTCGAACAGCGCGCCGGCCGCGTCGATCAGCGCGCGGCGGGTCGCGTCGGCGTCGCGCCGGCGCGACGCCCGCGCGGGCTGCGGCGCGGCGCTCATCGCCTCCGCTCCCCGTCGAAGACGCTCGGTCCGACACCTGCTCCGACGGCTGCCTCTTCCATCAACAGCTCCTGCTCCAGCTCGAACCTTGGCGCGACGACCGCGGCCGGCCGGCGGCGCGGCGCCAGCAGGATCGCAAGCCCGGCGGTCACGACGCAGACGACGGCGCCGACGAGGAACGCGATCGTGTACCCGCTCTCCTGCGGGAACGGCGTCGCGGCGGGATGGTGGGCGGCGAGGATCGCGACGCCGACCGCGCTGCCGAGCGCCCCGCCGACGGAGCGCAGCACCTGGTTGAGGCTCGTCGCGCTGCCGGTCCGCTCCTCCGGGACGCTGGCGACGATCAGCGCCGGCATCGCCGCGAACGAACAGCCGACGCCGACGCCGAGCAGCGCCGTGGCGATCGCGATGTCGAGCAGCCTGCCGTGCGCGACGGCGAGCCACAGCAGCGTCGCGGCGACGATCAGCGCGCCGGCGGGCAGCACGACGCCGATCCCGTAGCGGCGGATCACGCGGCGGGTGATCTGCTGCGAGACGAGGCTGCCGAGCGAGAGCGGGAGCAGCATCAGGCCCGTCGTGACGAGCGTGGCGCCGAAGCCGTAGCCGGTCGACTCGGGCGTCTGCATCAGGCGGTTGACGAGCGACATCGCGATGTACATGCCCATCGCGAGCAGCAGCGCGGCGACGTTGGCGCCGAGGATCGCGCGCTGGGAGACGAGG encodes:
- a CDS encoding zinc ribbon domain-containing protein translates to MSQLDSIRHRLSPKRLIAGDPPPPPPSPLPPGGGQAVDANDLAERRDALARELAERQWDLGGLAYEMAIRDHFRLDVLMRQAGRLQEIDARLGEVEHLLRLDTTGAAGACPQCGTLYARGAVFCSQCAFQLVGVQAPSDGGAAA
- a CDS encoding alkaline phosphatase family protein encodes the protein MTPRPACTSCGAQLAADQRWCVTCGARRPGPRTDAATLLFGAPAPNRCDLGSQDDPRSHLFGLDTGRRRRAALPVALAALVGLAVVTSTSVPASLAGVGQPRFTVVLPPAAPAQVAQADTPADDPAPLDDSGDDELPLDEPAPVAEEPAPVADEPAAEKPAAEPPAEDPAPEEPPAGEEPEPSPIQHVFLVVLGSTDVATLAQDREAAPYLAGTLTPSGTLLTDYRAVARGGLANAIALVSGQGPTAQTLADCTAHGDVRPADPLADGQTGGDGCVYGYETGTIGDQLRGLEKTWRAYVEPPAAATPPAATPPPAATTSPAPAPAAATSSTAPPPAATTSAPPTSTTTPAPAPAPPQPLGTALACDPAATDATRRDPFLWFRGIAEADDCDERNVPLDRLARDLKDAETTPALSYLASDAQTGSAEADAFLERVVPQILNSPAYSAGGLVVITSAQAPQPAQTAAKPCCGPAAYPNAGDAAQAGASERVGALLVSPFTPAGRVDRTPANHFSLLRTLSEIYGVDPLGYAATDAVRPLPDRLFAAQP
- a CDS encoding phage holin family protein: MSGIPTNGAGRHDGQQQEELAQLPMAQLLRRLSDQTSLLVREEVALAKAELAEKGKRASRGAGMFGGAGVFALYGVGALTAAAILALSLAVASWLAALIVGVLFLAIAGVAAIAGKKQVQQATPPMPEQTVETVKEDVQWAKTRARTARQH
- a CDS encoding DUF3618 domain-containing protein, coding for MGEDARTNGTPALTIAVGDPERIRQQIETTRAELGDTVAALAVKADVRQHAHDRVEAIKQKALAKRDALRGRAQEANPGATETVTHASHAAAERARAHPLPLIAGAAVAAGFLLGRLTKR
- a CDS encoding YihY/virulence factor BrkB family protein, with the translated sequence MARTGRRSGGLIGRLRGDPPRGERTAPPPAAEPAPEPPPEGPAPAPAAPTPAPERAAAEPPEGPTDIEPRGWLATLKRAAKGFREDGLQDWAAALTYYSVLSLFPLLIVFVALIGVFGEYPRTVNSMLDIVRQIAPGSTADTLESSLSGVVRNKGGAGALLGIGLLTALWSASGYIGAFMRAANAVYDVEEGRPFWKLRPLQLAVTAVMVVLIALLAIGFVLSGSVAKSLGDTIGLGDSAVTVWNIAKWPVMLLIAVVMIALLTYVGPNVKHPRFRWITPGAAVGIGILILASLGFAFYAANLGSYNATYGALGGVIVFLIWLWIANLALLFGVELDVELERQRELESGQPEAARELQLEPRDAPEQ
- a CDS encoding DUF1707 SHOCT-like domain-containing protein produces the protein MDQPPLRASDADREHVIGLLRQASVDGRLTVEELADRAELAQDARTYDELTAITADLLPGGALPVTPTGVGGVGGALGERVERHRATLSSLDRRGRWRLPHRSRYVATLGSVQLDLRQAIMPGPEVEIELKAVLGSAELLVPPGTDVRVSGGNVLGSCELHLGGEAPPPGAPIVHVVLAGALGSVEVRAEPRLGDRIKEEAKRIAQRWISTPRPPAPPRAPRPPR
- a CDS encoding MFS transporter, which encodes MSTSASPTGPDPLRWKALVVLAVAQFMVVLDASIVNVALPSIQRDLDFTDESLQWVVNAYTLAFGGFLLLGGRAADLFGRRRVFIIGLGLFSVASLVGGFATTSEWLILARGVQGLGAAIVAPAALSIVTTTFTEGAERNKALGIWGALAGAGGAVGVLLGGMLTEWAGWEWVLFVNVPIGVAAAVIAPRFVRESHGHEKTSMDIAGATLVTAGLVVLVYALVDAESAGWGSTQTIGLIALSIVLLLGFLWVEGKLVKHPVMPLGIFRNRNVASADSVALLVGASLFSMFFFISLYLQQVLGFSALDAGLAYLPLAFTIIVSAGMASQLVTRVGPKPILVLGLVLTAIGLLLFTQISPDGSFLGDVLVPSIVVAAGLGFSFVPLTITAVAGVTHNEAGLASGLINTAQQVGGALGLAILSSIANSRISHVLGDGPPDPSAVPKAMTEGFQLAFAVGAGFALIGVVIALIAVPRISRDELPQEVAVGA
- a CDS encoding TetR/AcrR family transcriptional regulator: MSTPQSAPGPQPDAKPLRADAARNRLKVLDAARAAFSEHGPNAQMDDIARRAGVGVGTVYRHFPTKQALAQAMMEQRVERIVTFIQTEMLPDPDPWRALARSLEFCGTMQEQDRGYAEAVASVAGGTSVGGGMKEAGPALIEQMFALTAVFIERAHAKGVVRADLTAADMSPIYAGLSAVVLAGIPDWRRYVEILLDGLRPQPDR
- a CDS encoding TetR/AcrR family transcriptional regulator, whose product is MSAAPQPARASRRRDADATRRALIDAAGALFDERGYERATIREIGERAGVDPALIARYFGGKEALYLAVLADEERIARLQPHVADLSAIAERLITRWDRPGEDSSPVRRALADPAAAEGERRAQLRRIVRPGILDPACEAIGAEPDAELRAELLLALLVGVSVARSNGTLSALAGASREELLRQLEPLLDALREGPGAPTD